The DNA region CTTGGTGTCCGGGTAGACCGAGAAACCCATCCAGCACCCGGCTTCGGCGACCGCGCGCACGGTCAGCTCGTTGAGGTGGTCCACCACGACGCGCTCGGCGGGCAGGCCCGACTCGGCGACCAGGTCGAGCGTGCGCCGCGTGCCCGCCGTCTTGTCCCGGTGCGGGGTGTGCACCAGCGCGGGCAGGCCGTGCTCGACGGCCATCTCCAACTGCCTTGCGAACGCGTGGTCCTCTTCCGGCGTCATCGAGTCGAAGCCGATCTCGCCGACCGCGACCACACCGTCCTTGGCGAGGTAGCGCGGGAGCAGGTCGAGCACGCCGACACAGCGCGGATCGTTGGCCTCCTTGGGGTTCAGCGCGATCGCGCAGTGGTGCCGGATGCCGAACTGGGCCGCCCGGAACCGCTCCCAGCCGATGAGCGCGTCGAAGTAGTCGGTGAACGAGCCCACCGACGTGCGGGGCTGGCCGAGCCAGAACGCGGGCTCGACGAGCGCGCGGACCCCCGCGGCGTACATCGCCTCGTAGTCGTCGGTGGTGCGGGAGGTCATGTGGATGTGGGGATCGAAGATGCGCATCAGCTCTGGCTCCTCAGCAGGTCGACAGCGTCGTCGGGTACCGTGCGGCCCGCCGCGCGGCGCTCGTCGGCGAAGGCGCCGACCATCCGCAGCAGCTCGCCGTCCACCCGCCGGTCGAGCCCGGCGACGGCGGCCAGCGGGATCGAGGTGAACAGGCACTTGAGGACGCCGTGGCGCCATGAGTGCTGGTCGAGGTGGTCGGCGGCGAACGGTCCGAGCGCGGCGGATACGAGGCTGGTGTCGTTGGCGCGCAAGGCGTCCTTGACGATCTCCACCCCCGCTTCCGGCGCGATCTCGCCGACCTCGGCGAGCGCGTGCAGCACGCCTCGGCGCTCGGCGTCGTCGCCGTAGCGGTAGAGCGCGGTCAGCTCCTGGCCGAGCGCGTCGGCCTCGACCGCCGCCGCGTAGACGACCAGCAGCCGGGTCCGGGCCGCGTCGTCGACCTCTCGTCCCACCTCGCGGCCGACCGCCGGGAACAGCGCGCGGATCGAGTCCGGCGCCGACCGCACCGACCGCTCGGCCGAGACCAGCCACGGATGGTCCATAGTGGACTTTGGCAACGCGGCCCGCAGCGCCTCGATCGAACGCCGCGCCACGTCCGGGGCGGCATGGCTGTGGCGGGGCAGCTCGACGGCGGCCAGCCCGCGATAGCCGACCTCGGTGAGCGCGGCCAATGTCGCGGGCAGGTCGAGCACGCCGTCACCGAACTCCAGGTGCTCGTGCACCCCGGGCAGCATGTCGTCCAGCTGGATGTTGACCAGCAGCCCCGCCGCCTCGCGGATGCACGCCGCGGCGTCCTTCGGCTCGACCGCGACGCAGTGGCCGACGTCGAGGGTGATGCCCAGCAGGTCCGGCGAGCCGAGTTCGGCCCGCAGCCGCAGCGCGTCGGTGAGCCGCTCGACCAGCATGCCGGGCTCCGGCTCGATGCCCAGCGGCACGCCGTAGCCTGCCGCGCCGTCAAGCACCGCGCCCAC from Alloactinosynnema sp. L-07 includes:
- a CDS encoding TatD family hydrolase — its product is MRIFDPHIHMTSRTTDDYEAMYAAGVRALVEPAFWLGQPRTSVGSFTDYFDALIGWERFRAAQFGIRHHCAIALNPKEANDPRCVGVLDLLPRYLAKDGVVAVGEIGFDSMTPEEDHAFARQLEMAVEHGLPALVHTPHRDKTAGTRRTLDLVAESGLPAERVVVDHLNELTVRAVAEAGCWMGFSVYPDTKMDETRMVAILKEYGTERVLVNSAADWGRSDPLKTHKTGLAMLAAGFTESDVDTVLWRNPVEFYGQSGRLVLDDAPDAAETFAGNSVLRGERA
- a CDS encoding EboA domain-containing protein; its protein translation is MSFDLGYGTNGFANHRLDDALAVIADLGYTGVALTLDHHHLDPFADDIAGQANRIAARLDQLGLRVVVETGARYLLDARRKHHPTLVSEAQDVRVDFLLRAVRVASALGADCVSFWSGIRPSTVDPEVAWDRLRAGVGAVLDGAAGYGVPLGIEPEPGMLVERLTDALRLRAELGSPDLLGITLDVGHCVAVEPKDAAACIREAAGLLVNIQLDDMLPGVHEHLEFGDGVLDLPATLAALTEVGYRGLAAVELPRHSHAAPDVARRSIEALRAALPKSTMDHPWLVSAERSVRSAPDSIRALFPAVGREVGREVDDAARTRLLVVYAAAVEADALGQELTALYRYGDDAERRGVLHALAEVGEIAPEAGVEIVKDALRANDTSLVSAALGPFAADHLDQHSWRHGVLKCLFTSIPLAAVAGLDRRVDGELLRMVGAFADERRAAGRTVPDDAVDLLRSQS